A DNA window from Gorilla gorilla gorilla isolate KB3781 chromosome 6, NHGRI_mGorGor1-v2.1_pri, whole genome shotgun sequence contains the following coding sequences:
- the EPHA1 gene encoding ephrin type-A receptor 1 isoform X3: MYQDCPMQGRRDTDHWLRSNWIYRGEEASRVHVELQFTVRDCKSFPGGAGPLGCKETFNLLYMESDQDVGIQLRRPLFQKVTTVAADQSFTIRDLASGSMKLNVERCSLGRLTRRGLYLAFHNPGACVALVSVRVFYQRCPETLNGLAQFPDTLPGPAGLVEVAGTCLPHARASPRPSGAPRMHCSPDGEWLVPVGRCHCEPGYEEGGSGEGCVACPSGSYRMDMDTPHCLTCPQQSTAESEGATICTCESGHYRAPGEGPQVACTGPPSAPRNLSFSASGTQLSLHWEPPADTGGRQDVRYSVRCSQCQGTAQDGGPCQPCGVGVHFSPGARGLTTPAVHVNGLEPYANYTFNVEAQNGVSGLGSSGHASTSVSISMGHAESLSGLSLRLVKKEPRQLELTWAGSRPRSPGANLSYELHVLNQDEERYQMVLEPRVLLTELQPDTTYIVRVRMLTPLGPGPFSPDHEFRTSPPVSRGLTGGEIVAVIFGLLLGAALLLGILVFRSRRAQRQRQQRQRDRATDVDREDKLWLKPYVDLQAYEDPAQGALDFTRELDPAWLMVDTVIGEGEFGEVYRGTLRLPSQDCKTVAIKTLKDTSPGGQWWNFLREATIMGQFSHPHILHLEGVVTKRKPIMIITEFMENGALDAFLREREDQLVPGQLVAMLQGIASGMNYLSNHNYVHRDLAARNILVNQNLCCKVSDFGLTRLLDDFDGTYETQGGKIPIRWTAPEAIAHRIFTTASDVWSFGIVMWEVLSFGDKPYGEMSNQEVMKSIEDGYRLPPPVDCPAPLYELMKNCWAYDRARRPHFQKLQAHLEQLLANPHSLRTIANFDPRVTLRLPSLSGSDGIPYRTVSEWLESIRMKRYILHFHSAGLDTMECVLELTAEDLTQMGITLPGHQKRILCSIQGFKD, encoded by the exons ATGTACCAGGACTGCCCAATGCAAGGACGCAGAGACACTGACCACTGGCTTCGCTCCAATTGGATCTACCGCGGGGAGGAGGCTTCCCGTGTCCACGTGGAGCTGCAGTTCACCGTGCGGGACTGCAAGAGTTTCCCTGGGGGAGCCGGGCCTCTGGGCTGCAAGGAGACCTTCAACCTTCTGTACATGGAGAGTGACCAGGATGTGGGCATTCAGCTCCGACGGCCCTTGTTCCAGAAG GTAACCACGGTGGCTGCAGACCAGAGCTTCACCATTCGAGACCTTGCGTCTGGCTCCATGAAGCTGAATGTGGAGCGCTGCTCTCTGGGCCGCCTGACCCGCCGTGGCCTCTACCTCGCTTTCCACAACCCAGGAGCCTGTGTGGCCCTGGTGTCTGTCCGGGTCTTCTACCAGCGCTGTCCTGAGACCCTGAATGGCTTGGCCCAATTCCCAGACACTCTGCCTGGCCCCGCTGGGTTGGTGGAAGTGGCGGGGACCTGCTTGCCCCACGCGCGGGCCAGCCCCAGGCCCTCAGGTGCACCCCGCATGCACTGCAGCCCTGATGGcgagtggctggtgcctgtaggaCGGTGCCACTGTGAGCCTGGCTATGAGGAAGGTGGCAGTGGCGAGGGATGTGTTG CCTGCCCTAGCGGCTCCTACCGGATGGACATGGACACACCCCATTGTCTCACGTGCCCCCAGCAGAGCACTGCTGAGTCTGAGGGGGCCACCATCTGTACCTGTGAGAGCGGCCATTACAGAGCTCCCGGGGAGGGCCCCCAGGTGGCATGCACAG GTCCCCCCTCGGCCCCCCGAAACCTGAGCTTCTCTGCCTCAGGGACTCAGCTCTCCCTGCATTGGGAACCCCCAGCAGATACGGGGGGACGCCAGGATGTCAGATACAGTGTGAGGTGTTCCCAGTGTCAGGGCACAGCACAGGACGGGGGGCCCTGCCAGCCCTGTGGGGTGGGCGTGCACTTCTCGCCGGGTGCCCGGGGGCTCACCACACCTGCAGTGCATGTCAATGGCCTTGAACCTTATGCCAACTACACTTTTAATGTGGAAGCCCAAAATGGAGTGTCAGGGCTGGGCAGCTCTGGCCATGCCAGCACCTCAGTCAGCATCAGCATGGGGCATGCAG AGTCACTGTCAGGCCTGTCTCTGAGACTGGTGAAGAAAGAACCGAGGCAACTAGAGCTGACCTGGGCGGGGTCCCGGCCCCGAAGCCCTGGGGCGAACCTGAGCTATGAGCTGCACGTGCTGAACCAG GATGAAGAACGGTACCAGATGGTTCTAGAACCCAGGGTCTTGCTGACAGAGCTGCAGCCTGACACCACATACATCGTCAGAGTCCGAATGCTGACCCCACTGGGTCCTGGCCCTTTCTCCCCTGATCATGAGTTTCGGACCAGCCCACCAG TGTCCAGGGGCCTGACTGGAGGAGAGATCGTAGCCGTCATCTTTGGGCTGCTGCTTGGTGCAGCCTTGCTGCTTGGGATTCTCGTTTTCCGGTCCAG GAGAGCCCAGCGGCAGAGGCAGCAAAGGCAGCGTGACCGCGCCACCGATGTGGATCGAG AGGACAAGCTGTGGCTGAAGCCCTATGTGGACCTCCAGGCATACGAGGACCCGGCACAGGGAGCCTTGGACTTTACCCGGGAGCTCGATCCAGCGTGGCTGATGGTGGACACTGTCATAGGAGAAG GAGAGTTTGGGGAAGTGTATCGAGGGACCCTGAGGCTCCCCAGCCAGGACTGCAAGACTGTGGCCATTAAGACCTTAAAAGACACATCCCCAGGTGGCCAGTGGTGGAACTTCCTTCGAGAGGCAACTATCATGGGCCAGTTTAGCCACCCGCATATTCTGCATCTGGAAGGCGTCGTCACAAAGC gAAAGCCGATCATGATCATCACAGAATTTATGGAGAATGGAGCCCTGGATGCCTTCCtgagg GAGCGGGAGGACCAGCTGGTCCCTGGGCAGCTAGTGGCCATGCTGCAGGGCATAGCATCTGGCATGAACTACCTCAGTAATCACAATTATGTCCACCGGGACCTGGCTGCCAGAAACATCTTGGTGAATCAAAACCTGTGCTGCAAGGTGTCTGACTTTGGCCTGACTCGCCTCCTGGATGACTTTGATGGCACATACGAAACCCAG GGAGGAAAGATCCCTATCCGTTGGACAGCCCCTGAAGCCATTGCCCATCGGATCTTCACCACAGCCAGCGATGTGTGGAGCTTTGGGATTGTGATGTGGGAGGTGCTGAGCTTTGGCGACAAGCCTTATGGGGAGATGAGCAATCAGGAG GTTATGAAGAGCATTGAGGATGGGTACCGGTTGCCCCCTCCTGTGGACTGCCCTGCCCCTCTGTATGAGCTCATGAAGAACTGCTGGGCATATGACCGTGCCCGCCGGCCACACTTCCAGAAGCTTCAGGCACATCTGGAGCAACTGCTTGCCAACCCCCACTCCCTGCGGACCATTGCCAACTTTGACCCCAG GGTGACTCTCCGCCTGCCCAGCCTGAGCGGCTCAGATGGGATCCCGTATCGAACCGTCTCTGAGTGGCTCGAGTCCATACGCATGAAACGCTACATCCTGCATTTCCACTCGGCTGGGCTGGACACCATGGAGTGTGTGCTGGAGCTGACCGCTGA GGACCTGACGCAGATGGGAATCACACTGCCCGGGCACCAGAAGCGCATTCTTTGCAGTATTCAGGGATTCAAGGACTGA
- the EPHA1 gene encoding ephrin type-A receptor 1 isoform X5, producing MERRWPLGLGLVLLLCAPLPPGARAKEVTLMDTSKAQGELGWLLDPPKDGWSEQQQILNGTPLYMYQDCPMQGRRDTDHWLRSNWIYRGEEASRVHVELQFTVRDCKSFPGGAGPLGCKETFNLLYMESDQDVGIQLRRPLFQKVTTVAADQSFTIRDLASGSMKLNVERCSLGRLTRRGLYLAFHNPGACVALVSVRVFYQRCPETLNGLAQFPDTLPGPAGLVEVAGTCLPHARASPRPSGAPRMHCSPDGEWLVPVGRCHCEPGYEEGGSGEGCVACPSGSYRMDMDTPHCLTCPQQSTAESEGATICTCESGHYRAPGEGPQVACTESLSGLSLRLVKKEPRQLELTWAGSRPRSPGANLSYELHVLNQDEERYQMVLEPRVLLTELQPDTTYIVRVRMLTPLGPGPFSPDHEFRTSPPVSRGLTGGEIVAVIFGLLLGAALLLGILVFRSRRAQRQRQQRQRDRATDVDREDKLWLKPYVDLQAYEDPAQGALDFTRELDPAWLMVDTVIGEGEFGEVYRGTLRLPSQDCKTVAIKTLKDTSPGGQWWNFLREATIMGQFSHPHILHLEGVVTKRKPIMIITEFMENGALDAFLREREDQLVPGQLVAMLQGIASGMNYLSNHNYVHRDLAARNILVNQNLCCKVSDFGLTRLLDDFDGTYETQGGKIPIRWTAPEAIAHRIFTTASDVWSFGIVMWEVLSFGDKPYGEMSNQEVMKSIEDGYRLPPPVDCPAPLYELMKNCWAYDRARRPHFQKLQAHLEQLLANPHSLRTIANFDPRVTLRLPSLSGSDGIPYRTVSEWLESIRMKRYILHFHSAGLDTMECVLELTAEDLTQMGITLPGHQKRILCSIQGFKD from the exons TGGAGTGAACAGCAACAGATACTGAATGGGACACCCCTGTACATGTACCAGGACTGCCCAATGCAAGGACGCAGAGACACTGACCACTGGCTTCGCTCCAATTGGATCTACCGCGGGGAGGAGGCTTCCCGTGTCCACGTGGAGCTGCAGTTCACCGTGCGGGACTGCAAGAGTTTCCCTGGGGGAGCCGGGCCTCTGGGCTGCAAGGAGACCTTCAACCTTCTGTACATGGAGAGTGACCAGGATGTGGGCATTCAGCTCCGACGGCCCTTGTTCCAGAAG GTAACCACGGTGGCTGCAGACCAGAGCTTCACCATTCGAGACCTTGCGTCTGGCTCCATGAAGCTGAATGTGGAGCGCTGCTCTCTGGGCCGCCTGACCCGCCGTGGCCTCTACCTCGCTTTCCACAACCCAGGAGCCTGTGTGGCCCTGGTGTCTGTCCGGGTCTTCTACCAGCGCTGTCCTGAGACCCTGAATGGCTTGGCCCAATTCCCAGACACTCTGCCTGGCCCCGCTGGGTTGGTGGAAGTGGCGGGGACCTGCTTGCCCCACGCGCGGGCCAGCCCCAGGCCCTCAGGTGCACCCCGCATGCACTGCAGCCCTGATGGcgagtggctggtgcctgtaggaCGGTGCCACTGTGAGCCTGGCTATGAGGAAGGTGGCAGTGGCGAGGGATGTGTTG CCTGCCCTAGCGGCTCCTACCGGATGGACATGGACACACCCCATTGTCTCACGTGCCCCCAGCAGAGCACTGCTGAGTCTGAGGGGGCCACCATCTGTACCTGTGAGAGCGGCCATTACAGAGCTCCCGGGGAGGGCCCCCAGGTGGCATGCACAG AGTCACTGTCAGGCCTGTCTCTGAGACTGGTGAAGAAAGAACCGAGGCAACTAGAGCTGACCTGGGCGGGGTCCCGGCCCCGAAGCCCTGGGGCGAACCTGAGCTATGAGCTGCACGTGCTGAACCAG GATGAAGAACGGTACCAGATGGTTCTAGAACCCAGGGTCTTGCTGACAGAGCTGCAGCCTGACACCACATACATCGTCAGAGTCCGAATGCTGACCCCACTGGGTCCTGGCCCTTTCTCCCCTGATCATGAGTTTCGGACCAGCCCACCAG TGTCCAGGGGCCTGACTGGAGGAGAGATCGTAGCCGTCATCTTTGGGCTGCTGCTTGGTGCAGCCTTGCTGCTTGGGATTCTCGTTTTCCGGTCCAG GAGAGCCCAGCGGCAGAGGCAGCAAAGGCAGCGTGACCGCGCCACCGATGTGGATCGAG AGGACAAGCTGTGGCTGAAGCCCTATGTGGACCTCCAGGCATACGAGGACCCGGCACAGGGAGCCTTGGACTTTACCCGGGAGCTCGATCCAGCGTGGCTGATGGTGGACACTGTCATAGGAGAAG GAGAGTTTGGGGAAGTGTATCGAGGGACCCTGAGGCTCCCCAGCCAGGACTGCAAGACTGTGGCCATTAAGACCTTAAAAGACACATCCCCAGGTGGCCAGTGGTGGAACTTCCTTCGAGAGGCAACTATCATGGGCCAGTTTAGCCACCCGCATATTCTGCATCTGGAAGGCGTCGTCACAAAGC gAAAGCCGATCATGATCATCACAGAATTTATGGAGAATGGAGCCCTGGATGCCTTCCtgagg GAGCGGGAGGACCAGCTGGTCCCTGGGCAGCTAGTGGCCATGCTGCAGGGCATAGCATCTGGCATGAACTACCTCAGTAATCACAATTATGTCCACCGGGACCTGGCTGCCAGAAACATCTTGGTGAATCAAAACCTGTGCTGCAAGGTGTCTGACTTTGGCCTGACTCGCCTCCTGGATGACTTTGATGGCACATACGAAACCCAG GGAGGAAAGATCCCTATCCGTTGGACAGCCCCTGAAGCCATTGCCCATCGGATCTTCACCACAGCCAGCGATGTGTGGAGCTTTGGGATTGTGATGTGGGAGGTGCTGAGCTTTGGCGACAAGCCTTATGGGGAGATGAGCAATCAGGAG GTTATGAAGAGCATTGAGGATGGGTACCGGTTGCCCCCTCCTGTGGACTGCCCTGCCCCTCTGTATGAGCTCATGAAGAACTGCTGGGCATATGACCGTGCCCGCCGGCCACACTTCCAGAAGCTTCAGGCACATCTGGAGCAACTGCTTGCCAACCCCCACTCCCTGCGGACCATTGCCAACTTTGACCCCAG GGTGACTCTCCGCCTGCCCAGCCTGAGCGGCTCAGATGGGATCCCGTATCGAACCGTCTCTGAGTGGCTCGAGTCCATACGCATGAAACGCTACATCCTGCATTTCCACTCGGCTGGGCTGGACACCATGGAGTGTGTGCTGGAGCTGACCGCTGA GGACCTGACGCAGATGGGAATCACACTGCCCGGGCACCAGAAGCGCATTCTTTGCAGTATTCAGGGATTCAAGGACTGA
- the EPHA1 gene encoding ephrin type-A receptor 1 isoform X1 — MERRWPLGLGLVLLLCAPLPPGARAKEVTLMDTSKAQGELGWLLDPPKDGWSEQQQILNGTPLYMYQDCPMQGRRDTDHWLRSNWIYRGEEASRVHVELQFTVRDCKSFPGGAGPLGCKETFNLLYMESDQDVGIQLRRPLFQKVTTVAADQSFTIRDLASGSMKLNVERCSLGRLTRRGLYLAFHNPGACVALVSVRVFYQRCPETLNGLAQFPDTLPGPAGLVEVAGTCLPHARASPRPSGAPRMHCSPDGEWLVPVGRCHCEPGYEEGGSGEGCVACPSGSYRMDMDTPHCLTCPQQSTAESEGATICTCESGHYRAPGEGPQVACTGPPSAPRNLSFSASGTQLSLHWEPPADTGGRQDVRYSVRCSQCQGTAQDGGPCQPCGVGVHFSPGARGLTTPAVHVNGLEPYANYTFNVEAQNGVSGLGSSGHASTSVSISMGHAESLSGLSLRLVKKEPRQLELTWAGSRPRSPGANLSYELHVLNQDEERYQMVLEPRVLLTELQPDTTYIVRVRMLTPLGPGPFSPDHEFRTSPPVSRGLTGGEIVAVIFGLLLGAALLLGILVFRSRRAQRQRQQRQRDRATDVDREDKLWLKPYVDLQAYEDPAQGALDFTRELDPAWLMVDTVIGEGEFGEVYRGTLRLPSQDCKTVAIKTLKDTSPGGQWWNFLREATIMGQFSHPHILHLEGVVTKRKPIMIITEFMENGALDAFLREREDQLVPGQLVAMLQGIASGMNYLSNHNYVHRDLAARNILVNQNLCCKVSDFGLTRLLDDFDGTYETQGGKIPIRWTAPEAIAHRIFTTASDVWSFGIVMWEVLSFGDKPYGEMSNQEVMKSIEDGYRLPPPVDCPAPLYELMKNCWAYDRARRPHFQKLQAHLEQLLANPHSLRTIANFDPRVTLRLPSLSGSDGIPYRTVSEWLESIRMKRYILHFHSAGLDTMECVLELTAEDLTQMGITLPGHQKRILCSIQGFKD; from the exons TGGAGTGAACAGCAACAGATACTGAATGGGACACCCCTGTACATGTACCAGGACTGCCCAATGCAAGGACGCAGAGACACTGACCACTGGCTTCGCTCCAATTGGATCTACCGCGGGGAGGAGGCTTCCCGTGTCCACGTGGAGCTGCAGTTCACCGTGCGGGACTGCAAGAGTTTCCCTGGGGGAGCCGGGCCTCTGGGCTGCAAGGAGACCTTCAACCTTCTGTACATGGAGAGTGACCAGGATGTGGGCATTCAGCTCCGACGGCCCTTGTTCCAGAAG GTAACCACGGTGGCTGCAGACCAGAGCTTCACCATTCGAGACCTTGCGTCTGGCTCCATGAAGCTGAATGTGGAGCGCTGCTCTCTGGGCCGCCTGACCCGCCGTGGCCTCTACCTCGCTTTCCACAACCCAGGAGCCTGTGTGGCCCTGGTGTCTGTCCGGGTCTTCTACCAGCGCTGTCCTGAGACCCTGAATGGCTTGGCCCAATTCCCAGACACTCTGCCTGGCCCCGCTGGGTTGGTGGAAGTGGCGGGGACCTGCTTGCCCCACGCGCGGGCCAGCCCCAGGCCCTCAGGTGCACCCCGCATGCACTGCAGCCCTGATGGcgagtggctggtgcctgtaggaCGGTGCCACTGTGAGCCTGGCTATGAGGAAGGTGGCAGTGGCGAGGGATGTGTTG CCTGCCCTAGCGGCTCCTACCGGATGGACATGGACACACCCCATTGTCTCACGTGCCCCCAGCAGAGCACTGCTGAGTCTGAGGGGGCCACCATCTGTACCTGTGAGAGCGGCCATTACAGAGCTCCCGGGGAGGGCCCCCAGGTGGCATGCACAG GTCCCCCCTCGGCCCCCCGAAACCTGAGCTTCTCTGCCTCAGGGACTCAGCTCTCCCTGCATTGGGAACCCCCAGCAGATACGGGGGGACGCCAGGATGTCAGATACAGTGTGAGGTGTTCCCAGTGTCAGGGCACAGCACAGGACGGGGGGCCCTGCCAGCCCTGTGGGGTGGGCGTGCACTTCTCGCCGGGTGCCCGGGGGCTCACCACACCTGCAGTGCATGTCAATGGCCTTGAACCTTATGCCAACTACACTTTTAATGTGGAAGCCCAAAATGGAGTGTCAGGGCTGGGCAGCTCTGGCCATGCCAGCACCTCAGTCAGCATCAGCATGGGGCATGCAG AGTCACTGTCAGGCCTGTCTCTGAGACTGGTGAAGAAAGAACCGAGGCAACTAGAGCTGACCTGGGCGGGGTCCCGGCCCCGAAGCCCTGGGGCGAACCTGAGCTATGAGCTGCACGTGCTGAACCAG GATGAAGAACGGTACCAGATGGTTCTAGAACCCAGGGTCTTGCTGACAGAGCTGCAGCCTGACACCACATACATCGTCAGAGTCCGAATGCTGACCCCACTGGGTCCTGGCCCTTTCTCCCCTGATCATGAGTTTCGGACCAGCCCACCAG TGTCCAGGGGCCTGACTGGAGGAGAGATCGTAGCCGTCATCTTTGGGCTGCTGCTTGGTGCAGCCTTGCTGCTTGGGATTCTCGTTTTCCGGTCCAG GAGAGCCCAGCGGCAGAGGCAGCAAAGGCAGCGTGACCGCGCCACCGATGTGGATCGAG AGGACAAGCTGTGGCTGAAGCCCTATGTGGACCTCCAGGCATACGAGGACCCGGCACAGGGAGCCTTGGACTTTACCCGGGAGCTCGATCCAGCGTGGCTGATGGTGGACACTGTCATAGGAGAAG GAGAGTTTGGGGAAGTGTATCGAGGGACCCTGAGGCTCCCCAGCCAGGACTGCAAGACTGTGGCCATTAAGACCTTAAAAGACACATCCCCAGGTGGCCAGTGGTGGAACTTCCTTCGAGAGGCAACTATCATGGGCCAGTTTAGCCACCCGCATATTCTGCATCTGGAAGGCGTCGTCACAAAGC gAAAGCCGATCATGATCATCACAGAATTTATGGAGAATGGAGCCCTGGATGCCTTCCtgagg GAGCGGGAGGACCAGCTGGTCCCTGGGCAGCTAGTGGCCATGCTGCAGGGCATAGCATCTGGCATGAACTACCTCAGTAATCACAATTATGTCCACCGGGACCTGGCTGCCAGAAACATCTTGGTGAATCAAAACCTGTGCTGCAAGGTGTCTGACTTTGGCCTGACTCGCCTCCTGGATGACTTTGATGGCACATACGAAACCCAG GGAGGAAAGATCCCTATCCGTTGGACAGCCCCTGAAGCCATTGCCCATCGGATCTTCACCACAGCCAGCGATGTGTGGAGCTTTGGGATTGTGATGTGGGAGGTGCTGAGCTTTGGCGACAAGCCTTATGGGGAGATGAGCAATCAGGAG GTTATGAAGAGCATTGAGGATGGGTACCGGTTGCCCCCTCCTGTGGACTGCCCTGCCCCTCTGTATGAGCTCATGAAGAACTGCTGGGCATATGACCGTGCCCGCCGGCCACACTTCCAGAAGCTTCAGGCACATCTGGAGCAACTGCTTGCCAACCCCCACTCCCTGCGGACCATTGCCAACTTTGACCCCAG GGTGACTCTCCGCCTGCCCAGCCTGAGCGGCTCAGATGGGATCCCGTATCGAACCGTCTCTGAGTGGCTCGAGTCCATACGCATGAAACGCTACATCCTGCATTTCCACTCGGCTGGGCTGGACACCATGGAGTGTGTGCTGGAGCTGACCGCTGA GGACCTGACGCAGATGGGAATCACACTGCCCGGGCACCAGAAGCGCATTCTTTGCAGTATTCAGGGATTCAAGGACTGA
- the EPHA1 gene encoding ephrin type-A receptor 1 isoform X2 translates to MDTSKAQGELGWLLDPPKDGWSEQQQILNGTPLYMYQDCPMQGRRDTDHWLRSNWIYRGEEASRVHVELQFTVRDCKSFPGGAGPLGCKETFNLLYMESDQDVGIQLRRPLFQKVTTVAADQSFTIRDLASGSMKLNVERCSLGRLTRRGLYLAFHNPGACVALVSVRVFYQRCPETLNGLAQFPDTLPGPAGLVEVAGTCLPHARASPRPSGAPRMHCSPDGEWLVPVGRCHCEPGYEEGGSGEGCVACPSGSYRMDMDTPHCLTCPQQSTAESEGATICTCESGHYRAPGEGPQVACTGPPSAPRNLSFSASGTQLSLHWEPPADTGGRQDVRYSVRCSQCQGTAQDGGPCQPCGVGVHFSPGARGLTTPAVHVNGLEPYANYTFNVEAQNGVSGLGSSGHASTSVSISMGHAESLSGLSLRLVKKEPRQLELTWAGSRPRSPGANLSYELHVLNQDEERYQMVLEPRVLLTELQPDTTYIVRVRMLTPLGPGPFSPDHEFRTSPPVSRGLTGGEIVAVIFGLLLGAALLLGILVFRSRRAQRQRQQRQRDRATDVDREDKLWLKPYVDLQAYEDPAQGALDFTRELDPAWLMVDTVIGEGEFGEVYRGTLRLPSQDCKTVAIKTLKDTSPGGQWWNFLREATIMGQFSHPHILHLEGVVTKRKPIMIITEFMENGALDAFLREREDQLVPGQLVAMLQGIASGMNYLSNHNYVHRDLAARNILVNQNLCCKVSDFGLTRLLDDFDGTYETQGGKIPIRWTAPEAIAHRIFTTASDVWSFGIVMWEVLSFGDKPYGEMSNQEVMKSIEDGYRLPPPVDCPAPLYELMKNCWAYDRARRPHFQKLQAHLEQLLANPHSLRTIANFDPRVTLRLPSLSGSDGIPYRTVSEWLESIRMKRYILHFHSAGLDTMECVLELTAEDLTQMGITLPGHQKRILCSIQGFKD, encoded by the exons TGGAGTGAACAGCAACAGATACTGAATGGGACACCCCTGTACATGTACCAGGACTGCCCAATGCAAGGACGCAGAGACACTGACCACTGGCTTCGCTCCAATTGGATCTACCGCGGGGAGGAGGCTTCCCGTGTCCACGTGGAGCTGCAGTTCACCGTGCGGGACTGCAAGAGTTTCCCTGGGGGAGCCGGGCCTCTGGGCTGCAAGGAGACCTTCAACCTTCTGTACATGGAGAGTGACCAGGATGTGGGCATTCAGCTCCGACGGCCCTTGTTCCAGAAG GTAACCACGGTGGCTGCAGACCAGAGCTTCACCATTCGAGACCTTGCGTCTGGCTCCATGAAGCTGAATGTGGAGCGCTGCTCTCTGGGCCGCCTGACCCGCCGTGGCCTCTACCTCGCTTTCCACAACCCAGGAGCCTGTGTGGCCCTGGTGTCTGTCCGGGTCTTCTACCAGCGCTGTCCTGAGACCCTGAATGGCTTGGCCCAATTCCCAGACACTCTGCCTGGCCCCGCTGGGTTGGTGGAAGTGGCGGGGACCTGCTTGCCCCACGCGCGGGCCAGCCCCAGGCCCTCAGGTGCACCCCGCATGCACTGCAGCCCTGATGGcgagtggctggtgcctgtaggaCGGTGCCACTGTGAGCCTGGCTATGAGGAAGGTGGCAGTGGCGAGGGATGTGTTG CCTGCCCTAGCGGCTCCTACCGGATGGACATGGACACACCCCATTGTCTCACGTGCCCCCAGCAGAGCACTGCTGAGTCTGAGGGGGCCACCATCTGTACCTGTGAGAGCGGCCATTACAGAGCTCCCGGGGAGGGCCCCCAGGTGGCATGCACAG GTCCCCCCTCGGCCCCCCGAAACCTGAGCTTCTCTGCCTCAGGGACTCAGCTCTCCCTGCATTGGGAACCCCCAGCAGATACGGGGGGACGCCAGGATGTCAGATACAGTGTGAGGTGTTCCCAGTGTCAGGGCACAGCACAGGACGGGGGGCCCTGCCAGCCCTGTGGGGTGGGCGTGCACTTCTCGCCGGGTGCCCGGGGGCTCACCACACCTGCAGTGCATGTCAATGGCCTTGAACCTTATGCCAACTACACTTTTAATGTGGAAGCCCAAAATGGAGTGTCAGGGCTGGGCAGCTCTGGCCATGCCAGCACCTCAGTCAGCATCAGCATGGGGCATGCAG AGTCACTGTCAGGCCTGTCTCTGAGACTGGTGAAGAAAGAACCGAGGCAACTAGAGCTGACCTGGGCGGGGTCCCGGCCCCGAAGCCCTGGGGCGAACCTGAGCTATGAGCTGCACGTGCTGAACCAG GATGAAGAACGGTACCAGATGGTTCTAGAACCCAGGGTCTTGCTGACAGAGCTGCAGCCTGACACCACATACATCGTCAGAGTCCGAATGCTGACCCCACTGGGTCCTGGCCCTTTCTCCCCTGATCATGAGTTTCGGACCAGCCCACCAG TGTCCAGGGGCCTGACTGGAGGAGAGATCGTAGCCGTCATCTTTGGGCTGCTGCTTGGTGCAGCCTTGCTGCTTGGGATTCTCGTTTTCCGGTCCAG GAGAGCCCAGCGGCAGAGGCAGCAAAGGCAGCGTGACCGCGCCACCGATGTGGATCGAG AGGACAAGCTGTGGCTGAAGCCCTATGTGGACCTCCAGGCATACGAGGACCCGGCACAGGGAGCCTTGGACTTTACCCGGGAGCTCGATCCAGCGTGGCTGATGGTGGACACTGTCATAGGAGAAG GAGAGTTTGGGGAAGTGTATCGAGGGACCCTGAGGCTCCCCAGCCAGGACTGCAAGACTGTGGCCATTAAGACCTTAAAAGACACATCCCCAGGTGGCCAGTGGTGGAACTTCCTTCGAGAGGCAACTATCATGGGCCAGTTTAGCCACCCGCATATTCTGCATCTGGAAGGCGTCGTCACAAAGC gAAAGCCGATCATGATCATCACAGAATTTATGGAGAATGGAGCCCTGGATGCCTTCCtgagg GAGCGGGAGGACCAGCTGGTCCCTGGGCAGCTAGTGGCCATGCTGCAGGGCATAGCATCTGGCATGAACTACCTCAGTAATCACAATTATGTCCACCGGGACCTGGCTGCCAGAAACATCTTGGTGAATCAAAACCTGTGCTGCAAGGTGTCTGACTTTGGCCTGACTCGCCTCCTGGATGACTTTGATGGCACATACGAAACCCAG GGAGGAAAGATCCCTATCCGTTGGACAGCCCCTGAAGCCATTGCCCATCGGATCTTCACCACAGCCAGCGATGTGTGGAGCTTTGGGATTGTGATGTGGGAGGTGCTGAGCTTTGGCGACAAGCCTTATGGGGAGATGAGCAATCAGGAG GTTATGAAGAGCATTGAGGATGGGTACCGGTTGCCCCCTCCTGTGGACTGCCCTGCCCCTCTGTATGAGCTCATGAAGAACTGCTGGGCATATGACCGTGCCCGCCGGCCACACTTCCAGAAGCTTCAGGCACATCTGGAGCAACTGCTTGCCAACCCCCACTCCCTGCGGACCATTGCCAACTTTGACCCCAG GGTGACTCTCCGCCTGCCCAGCCTGAGCGGCTCAGATGGGATCCCGTATCGAACCGTCTCTGAGTGGCTCGAGTCCATACGCATGAAACGCTACATCCTGCATTTCCACTCGGCTGGGCTGGACACCATGGAGTGTGTGCTGGAGCTGACCGCTGA GGACCTGACGCAGATGGGAATCACACTGCCCGGGCACCAGAAGCGCATTCTTTGCAGTATTCAGGGATTCAAGGACTGA